GTGCGCCCGGACGGCCCCTGGACCCACAGGGACGTCGCGGCGAACGGCGCGCGCTTCCACATCGCCGAGCTGGGCGACGGTCCGCTGGTGCTGCTGCTGCACGGCTTCCCGCAGTTCTGGTGGACCTGGCGGCACCAGCTCGTCGCGCTCGCCGACGCGGGCTTCCGGGCGGTGGCGATGGACCTCAGGGGCGTCGGCGGCAGCGACCGTACGCCGCGCGGCTACGACCCGGCCAACCTCGCCCTCGACATCACCGGCGTGGTCCGCTCGCTCGGCGAGCCGGACGCCGCGCTCGTCGGCCACGACCTGGGCGGATACCTGGCATGGACGGCGGCCGTGATGCGCCCCAAGCTGGTCCGCCGGCTCGCGGTCGCGTCGATGCCGCACCCACGGCGCTGGCGCTCGGCGATGCTCTCGGACGTCAAGCAGACCGGTGCCGGCTCCTACATCTGGGGGTTCCAGCGGCCCTGGATCCCCGAGCGGCAGCTGACGGCCGACGACGGCGCGCTCGTCGGCCGGCTCGTCCGGGACTGGTCCGGCCCGCGACTGCCGGACGACGACGCGGTGGAGATGTACCGCCGCGCGATCTGCATCCCGTCGACCGCGCACTGCTCGATCGAGCCGTACCGCTGGATGGTGCGCTCGCTGGCCCGCCCCGACGGCATCCAGTTCAACCGCCGCATGAAGCGACCGGTGCGCGTACCGACGCTGCACCTGCACGGCTCCCTCGACCCCGTCATGCGCACGCGCAGCGCGGCCGGTTCGGGCGAGTACGTCGAAGCGCCGTACCGCTGGCGCCTGTTCGACGGCCTCGGACACTTCCCGCACGAGGAAGACCCGGTCGCATTTTCCACCGAACTGATCAACTGGCTCAAAGACCCCGAACCCGATCGGTGACCGCGCCGATGCGCCCGGTATCCGGAACTGAACACCTGTCCTACGAACAGCCAATTGCCTGGCGCATAGGCCAATTGGGGGCCCTGGGGGCGGTTATCGACCATGGGGCAGGGGCAGACGTCGGGGTATGGGCTGGACGCACGACTACAGTGACGTAGCACGCAATCGCCGCTCGGCCAGCGGGCTGAGCTCCCATCAGCGGGGCAGCGCCCCGCAAATGCCGGGCGCGGACC
The DNA window shown above is from Streptomyces chartreusis and carries:
- a CDS encoding alpha/beta fold hydrolase; amino-acid sequence: MTDPATPSSVVRPDGPWTHRDVAANGARFHIAELGDGPLVLLLHGFPQFWWTWRHQLVALADAGFRAVAMDLRGVGGSDRTPRGYDPANLALDITGVVRSLGEPDAALVGHDLGGYLAWTAAVMRPKLVRRLAVASMPHPRRWRSAMLSDVKQTGAGSYIWGFQRPWIPERQLTADDGALVGRLVRDWSGPRLPDDDAVEMYRRAICIPSTAHCSIEPYRWMVRSLARPDGIQFNRRMKRPVRVPTLHLHGSLDPVMRTRSAAGSGEYVEAPYRWRLFDGLGHFPHEEDPVAFSTELINWLKDPEPDR